In one window of Nicotiana tabacum cultivar K326 chromosome 12, ASM71507v2, whole genome shotgun sequence DNA:
- the LOC107821548 gene encoding 5-epi-aristolochene synthase-like encodes MASAAVANYEEEIVRPVADFSPSLWGDQFLSFSIDNQVAEKYIYAQEIEALKEQTRSMLLATGRKLADTLNLIDIIERLGISYHFEKEIDEILDQIYNQNSNCNDLCTSALQFRLLRQHGFNISPEIFSKFQDENGKFKESLASDVLGLLNLYEASHVRTHADDILEDALAFSTIHLESAAPHLKSPLREQVTHALEQCLHKGVPRVETRFFISSIYDKEQSKNNVLLRFAKLDFNLLQMLHKQELAQVSRWWKDLDFVTTLPYARDRVVECYFWALGVYFEPQYSQARVMLVKTISMISIVDDTFDAYGTVKELEAYTDAIQRWDINEIDRLPDYMKISYKAILDLYKDYEKELSSAGRSHIVCHAIERMKEVVRNYNVESTWFIEGYMPPVSEYLSNALATTTYYYLATTSYLGMKSATEQDFEWLSKNPKILEASVIICRVIDDTATYEVEKSRGQIATGIECCMRDYGISTKEAMAKFQNMAETAWKDINEGLLRPTPVSTEFLTPILNLARIVEVTYIHNLDGYTHPEKVLKPHIINLLVDSIKI; translated from the exons ATGGCCTCAGCAGCAGTTGCAAACTATGAAGAAGAGATTGTTCGCCCCGTCGCCGACTTCTCCCCTAGTCTCTGGGGTGATCAGTTCCTTTCATTCTCCATTGATAATCAG GTTGCGGAAAAGTATATATATGCTCAAGAGATTGAAGCATTGAAGGAACAAACGAGGAGTATGCTGTTAGCAACCGGAAGGAAATTGGCCGATACATTGAATTTGATTGACATTATTGAACGCCTTGGTATATCCTACCACTTTGAGAAAGAAATTGATGAGATTTTGGATCAGATTTACAACCAAAACTCAAACTGCAATGATTTGTGCACCTCTGCACTTCAATTTCGATTGCTCAGACAACACGGTTTCAACATCTCTCCTG AAATTTTCAGCAAATTCCAAGATGAAAATGGCAAATTCAAGGAGTCTCTTGCTAGTGATGTCTTAGGATTATTAAACTTGTATGAAGCTTCACATGTAAGGACTCATGCTGACGATATCTTAGAAGACGCACTTGCTTTCTCCACTATCCATCTTGAATCTGCAGCTCCACATTTGAAATCTCCACTTAGGGAGCAAGTGACACATGCCCTTGAGCAATGTTTGCACAAGGGTGTTCCTAGAGTCGAGACCCGATTCTTCATCTCATCAATCTATGACAAGGAACAATCGAAGAATAATGTGTTACTTCGATTTGCCAAATTGGATTTCAACTTGCTCCAGATGTTGCACAAACAAGAACTTGCTCAAGTATCAAG GTGGTGGAAAGATTTGGATTTTGTAACAACACTTCCATATGCTAGAGATCGAGTAGTTGAATGCTACTTTTGGGCATTAGGAGTTTATTTTGAGCCTCAATACTCTCAAGCTCGCGTCATGCTCGTTAAGACCATATCAATGATTTCGATTGTCGATGACACCTTTGATGCTTACGGTACAGTTAAAGAACTTGAGGCATACACAGATGCCATACAAAG ATGGGATATCAACGAAATTGATCGGCTTCCTGATTACATGAAAATCAGTTATAAAGCTATTCTAGATCTCTACAAGGATTATGAAAAGGAATTGTCTAGTGCCGGAAGATCTCATATTGTCTGCCATGCAATAGAAAGA ATGAAAGAAGTAGTAAGAAATTATAATGTCGAGTCAACATGGTTTATTGAAGGATATATGCCACCTGTTTCTGAATACCTAAGCAATGCACTAGCAACTACCACATATTACTACCTCGCGACAACATCGTATTTGGGCATGAAGTCTGCCACGGAGCAAGATTTTGAGTGGTTGTCAAAGAATCCAAAAATTCTTGAAGCTAGTGTAATTATATGTCGAGTTATCGATGACACAGCCACGTACGAG GTTGAGAAAAGCAGGGGACAAATTGCAACTGGAATTGAGTGCTGCATGAGAGATTATGGTATATCAACAAAAGAGGCAATGGCTAAATTTCAAAATATGGCTGAGACAGCATGGAAAGATATTAATGAAGGACTTCTTAGGCCCACTCCCGTCTCTACAGAATTTTTAACTCCTATTCTCAATCTTGCTCGTATTGTTGAGGTTACATATATACACAATCTAGATGGATACACTCATCCGGAGAAAGTCTTAAAACCTCACATTATTAACCTACTTGTGGACTCCATCAAAATTTGA